The Dioscorea cayenensis subsp. rotundata cultivar TDr96_F1 chromosome 7, TDr96_F1_v2_PseudoChromosome.rev07_lg8_w22 25.fasta, whole genome shotgun sequence genome includes a region encoding these proteins:
- the LOC120264920 gene encoding LOW QUALITY PROTEIN: pentatricopeptide repeat-containing protein At3g48810-like (The sequence of the model RefSeq protein was modified relative to this genomic sequence to represent the inferred CDS: deleted 1 base in 1 codon) yields the protein MMYLKEGCDLLLKARKPAMQVVLNMNLIPESTKHVQGFRLREFDVVKRLQHERDISTALEYFKSVADSRAFKHTTRTFQVMIEKLGKEDQMDAVQYLLQQMKLEGLACSEEIFVSVINSYARIGSAEQALKTFYRIRDLGSQPTVKIYNHLLDALLKENRFSMINPIYNNMKKDGLEPNVFTYNMLIKGLCQNDRVDAACKLLREMTNKGHCPDGVSYTTIVSKLCQDGKLDDARELTRSIAPSVPAYNALINGMCGEFRMREVFCLVDEMSIKGICPNVITYTTIISALCKTADIKLSLGVLAQMFARGCCPNVLTFTSLMKGFLDECRVPEALEVWNQMLQEGCMPNVIAYNVLIHGLCCNGNLNKAMVVFEDMERKSYIPNVRTYGALIDGFSKAGDLESATMMWNKMLSSGCKPNVVVYTCMVDALCRNSIFDQAQRLIKIMFEDNCPPNTITFNILIKGLCDSSRSAEALNILCEMKERGCVPSSQTYNELIDGFCKEGKMMEVSQLVNEMLENGVDFSLVTYNTIIYALAGDNRVKEALLILGKMIIRGVSPDFVTFNSIIHAYSKEGKLRSAAEILGRMATKNCQRDVFTYTTIISGLCGQQRLEDSVVCLVRMINEGVPPNAATWNVMVRAIFENVGIAMAVNSLDDLLGERLI from the exons ATGATGTACTTGAAAGAAGGTTGTGATCTGTTGTTGAAAGCCAGAAAACCGGCAATGCAGGTAGTCCTTAACATGAATTTGATCCCCGAGAGCACGAAACATGTGCAAGGATTTCGATTAAGGGAGTTTGATGTTGTGAAGAGGCTACAACACGAGAGGGATATTAGCACGGCACTTGAGTATTTCAAGTCGGTGGCAGATTCAAGAGCTTTCAAGCACACGACACGAACGTTTCAGGTAATGATTGAGAAGCTGGGGAAGGAAGATCAGATGGATGCTGTTCAGTATCTTCTGCAGCAGATGAAGTTGGAAGGATTAGCGTGTTCCGAAGAGATCTTTGTTAGTGTCATAAATTCGTATGCTCGAATAGGGTCTGCTGAACAAGCCTTGAAAACATTTTACAGAATCCGGGACCTTGGTTCGCAACCAACTGTGAAGATTTACAACCATCTTTTGGATGCCTTGCTCAAGGAGAACAGGTTTAGCATGATCAATCCTATATATAACAACATGAAGAAAGATGGATTGGAGCCgaatgtgtttacttataataTGCTTATTAAAGGGTTGTGCCAGAATGATCGGGTTGATGCAGCCTGTAAACTACTGAGGGAGATGACGAATAAGGGGCATTGTCCGGATGGGGTGAGCTATACAACAATAGTATCCAAGCTTTGCCAGGATGGGAAGTTGGATGATGCGAGGGAGCTGACTAGGAGTATAGCTCCGTCAGTGCCTGCTTATAATGCTTTGATAAATGGCATGTGTGGAGAATTTAGAATGAGAGAAGTGTTCTGTTTAGTTGATGAAATGTCGATTAAGGGAATATGCCCTAATGTTATTACTTATACCACAATAATTAGTGCACTATGCAAGACGGCGGACATCAAGCTGTCTCTTGGCGTTTTAGCCCAGATGTTTGCTAGGGGTTGTTGCCCGAACGTTTTGACTTTTACTTCTTTGATGAAGGGATTTCTTGATGAATGTAGAGTACCTGAGGCTCTTGAAGTTTGGAATCAAATGCTCCAAGAAGGATGCATGCCTAATGTCATCGCTTATAATGTTCTTATTCACGGTCTCTGCTGCAATGGAAATCTGAATAAAGCTATGGTTGTCTTTGAGGATATGGAAAGAAAGAGCTATATCCCTAATGTCAGGACCTACGGTGCTCTTATTGATGGTTTCTCCAAAGCGGGAGACTTGGAAAGCGCTACAATGATGTGgaataaaatgttaagcagTGGCTGCAAGCCTAATGTTGTTGTATACACATGCATGGTGGATGCTCTTTGCAGGAATTCTATCTTTGATCAAGCTCAGCGTCTTATTAAGATCATGTTTGAAGACAACTGCCCTCCAAACACAATAACCTTCAACATTTTAATTAAAGGTCTATGTGACAGCAGCAGGAGTGCCGAGGCCTTGAATATATTATGTGAGATGAAAGAACGAGGCTGTGTACCAAGTTCTCAGACATATAATGAGCTGATTGATGGTTTCTGTAAAGAAGGAAAGATGATGGAAGTGTCCCAATTAGTAAATGAGATGTTAGAAAATGGAGTGGACTTTAGCCTAGTGACATACAACACTATAATATATGCCCTTGCCGGGGACAATAGGGTCAAGGAGGCTTTACTAATATTAGGAAAGATGATAATTAGGGGAGTTTCCCCTGATTTTGTTACATTCAATTCGATCATTCATGCTTACTCTAAGGAAGGCAAACTTAGGTCAGCCGCTGAAATTCTTGGCAGAATGGCGACA AAAAATTGTCAACGGGATGTGTTTACATACACTACTATTATATCCGGGCTTTGTGGTCAACAGAGATTAGAAGATTCTGTTGTCTGCCTTGTAAGGATGATAAATGAAGGTGTTCCTCCAAATGCTGCCACATGGAATGTAATGGTACGagctatttttgaaaatgtcggTATTGCTATGGCTGTAAATTCATTGGACGATCTTCTGGGTGAAAGGCTAATATAG
- the LOC120265599 gene encoding protein AGENET DOMAIN (AGD)-CONTAINING P1-like gives MAVPAQTPFKTGDEVEVSSDEDGFRGAWYEACVARFMPKLSRYTIDYSTIVVDAQDCRPLRETVPASHVRPRPPRLRSPRGQRLAIHQPVDAYHNDGWWTGVLSDIQGDKYTVCFPITRETIVFRAPEVRAHLEWINGRWVVPDPKGTTEAMFPVGTQVEVARIEQNIPVAWFPAIIVKTIWNSYFQLEYYAKELQREIVGSQHIRPPPPQTLDIKDFCKFDEVEAFYCNGWWSGVISLIGDGPVYHVKSKHWVEDIKFSRTELRLRYDWVDGRWLRLTRRMKTTELREGMLAEVSSDDEGFRGAWFTATILELIGRNKFLVEYKDLKTDDETEFLKEIVESLHIRPTPPETPVPEKFNLLEEVDAFHNDGWWVGVISKVLGGSKYMVYFRPFKEELEFEQKELRLHYDWIDGRWLRASQALGL, from the exons ATGGCGGTGCCGGCGCAGACGCCGTTCAAAACGGGAGATGAGGTGGAAGTCAGCAGCGACGAGGATGGCTTCCGTGGCGCGTGGTATGAGGCCTGCGTCGCTCGTTTCATGCCTAAGCTCTCTCGCTACACCATCGACTACAGTACTATCGTCGTCGACGCTCAGGACTGCCGTCCCCTCCGCGAGACCGTGCCTGCTTCCCACGTTCGGCCCAGGCCACCACGCCTCCGGTCCCCGCGAGGCCAGCGGTTGGCGATCCACCAGCCCGTCGATGCATACCACAACGATGGCTGGTGGACTGGTGTTCTCTCTGATATACAAGGGGACAAGTACACTGTCTGCTTTCCGATCACTCGAGAGACAATCGTGTTCCGTGCGCCGGAGGTCAGGGCTCATCTCGAGTGGATTAATGGCCGATGGGTCGTCCCAGATCCGAAG GGAACAACTGAAGCCATGTTTCCGGTTGGAACTCAAGTAGAAGTTGCTCGAATTGAACAAAATATACCTGTGGCTTGGTTCCCTGCGATCATTGTCAAGACAATCTGGAATAGTTATTTTCAGCTAGAATATTATGCTAAAGAACTGCAGAGAGAGATTGTTGGTTCTCAGCACATCAGGCCTCCACCTCCCCAAACATTGGACATTAAagatttttgcaaatttgatgAGGTTGAAGCTTTTTATTGCAATGGCTGGTGGTCAGGGGTGATATCTCTGATTGGTGATGGACCTGTTTATCATGTCAAGTCCAAGCACTGGGTAGAGGATATAAAATTTAGTCGTACAGAATTGAGGCTTCGCTATGATTGGGTTGATGGGCGATGGTTACGACTGACAAGG AGAATGAAAACCACGGAGCTTAGAGAAGGAATGTTGGCGGAGGTCAGCAGTGATGATGAAGGTTTCCGTGGGGCGTGGTTTACTGCAACTATACTCGAATTGATAGGCAGGAACAAGTTCCTTGTGGAGTATAAAGACTTGAAAACAGATGACGAAACTGAGTTTTTGAAGGAAATTGTGGAATCTCTGCACATTAGACCCACTCCTCCAGAAACCCCGGTGCCTGAGAAGTTCAACTTGCTTGAAGAAGTTGATGCCTTCCATAATGATGGGTGGTGGGTAGGAGTTATTTCGAAGGTTCTTGGAGGTTCAAAGTACATGGTTTACTTCAGACCTTTTAAGGAGGAGCTGGAATTTGAGCAAAAGGAGCTGAGGCTTCACTATGACTGGATAGATGGAAGATGGCTAAGAGCTTCACAG GCACTTGGATTGTAG
- the LOC120264921 gene encoding long chain acyl-CoA synthetase 1-like: protein MMKTCAVQVENGKQGENDEPSVGPVYRSILAKDGFPPPDSNMSTSWEVFRYAAEKYPQNKMLGWREFTNEKAGHYLWKTYKEIYEEVLNAGSALQQLGAQRGSRIGIYGVNCPQWVVAMEACNGYSLICVPLYDTLGAGAVDYIIDHAEIEFVFVQDKKVEQLLSSDCNSAKKLKAMVSFTLLTRERSSNAAKNGIKVYSWNEFLHMGKEYPCDPYPPRPLDICTIMYTSGTSGNPKGVILTHENHATCIKGIDLFLEQFEDKMTVDDVYLSFLPLAHVIDRVVEEYFFHKGASVGYYQGDVNALRDDLMELKPTVFAGVPRVFERIHEGVLKALQELRPLRRMIFNILYNHKLFWMRSGYKHKNASPLADFLAFHKVHAQLGGRIRLLISGGAPLSTEIEEFLKVTSCAFFVQAYGLTETCGPSTAGLPDEMTMVGTVGVPSAYVDLRLEAVPEMGYDPLGIPSRGEVCIRGKTVFTGYYKNPELTKEVIRDGWFHTGDIGEMNSDGVLKIIDRKKNIFKLSQGEYVAVEYLEKVYSCASILEDIWVYGDSFQSKLVAVVNPHEGNTRIWAKSTGHAGSFTELCSLDALKKHILNELKTIAEKNKLKGFEYIKGVVLEPVPFSVERDQVTPTMKKKRAQMLKYYQAEIDKVYKNL from the exons atgATGAAAACTTGTGCTGTACAAGTGGAGAATGGAAAGCAAGGTGAAAATGACGAACCTTCGGTCGGTCCAGTGTACCGAAGTATCCTCGCAAAGGATGGCTTCCCACCTCCTGATTCCAATATGAGCACCTCATGGGAAGTATTCAG ATATGCAGCAGAAAAGTATCCTCAAAATAAAATGCTTGGTTGGCGAGAATTTACTAATGAAAAG GCTGGACATTATTTATGGAAAACATACAAGGAAATATACGAGGAAGTGCTGAATGCTGGTTCAGCTTTGCAGCAGCTTGGTGCACAAAGA GGTTCACGAATCGGTATCTATGGAGTAAACTGTCCTCAGTGGGTGGTAGCAATGGAG GCTTGCAATGGGTATAGTTTAATCTGTGTTCCTCTCTATGATACTCTTG GGGCTGGAGCTGTTGATTACATAATAGACCATGCAGAAATAGAGTTTGTGTTTGTGCAAGATAAGAAAGTGGAACAA CTGTTGTCCTCTGATTGCAATTCTGCCAAGAAACTCAAAG CAATGGTTTCATTCACTTTACTAACAAGGGAGCGAAGTTCTAATGCTGCAAAAAATGGAATCAAAGTGTATTCATGGAATGAGTTTCTCCATATG gGAAAAGAGTACCCATGTGATCCATATCCTCCTAGGCCTCTTGACATTTGCACTATAATGTACACAAGTGGAACAAGTGGAAATCCAAAAGGAGTCATCCTCACTCATGAAAACCATGCAACATGCATAAAAGGAATTGATCTTTTCTTAGAGCAATTTGAAGACAAG ATGACAGTGGATGATGTTTATCTCTCCTTCCTCCCCTTGGCTCATGTCATTGACCGTGTGGTTGAGGAGTATTTCTTCCACAAAGGTGCCTCTGTAGGCTACTATCAAGGG GATGTCAATGCTTTGAGAGATGATCTCATGGAACTGAAACCAACTGTTTTTGCCGGAGTTCCTAGAGTTTTTGAAAGAATACATGAAG GAGTTCTCAAGGCCTTGCAAGAACTCAGGCCACTGAGAAGGATGATCTTCAATATTTTATACAATCA TAAACTGTTCTGGATGAGATCAGGCTATAAACACAAGAACGCCTCACCTTTGGCAGACTTCTTGGCATTTCACAAG GTGCATGCCCAATTGGGAGGTAGAATTCGTTTACTAATATCTGGTGGTGCTCCATTGAGTACTGAGATCGAAGAATTCTTAAAGGTTACAAGCTGTGCTTTTTTCGTGCAAGCCTATG GGCTAACAGAAACCTGTGGACCAAGTACAGCTGGATTACCTGATGAGATGACCATGGTTGGAACTGTCGGTGTTCCTTCTGCATATGTTGATCTTCGGCTGGAAGCCGTGCCAGAGATGGGTTATGATCCTCTTGGCATTCCTTCACGGGGGGAGGTCTGCATCAGAGGGAAGACTGTTTTCACTGGGTACTACAAGAACCCTGAGTTGACAAAAGAGGTCATCAGAGATGGCTGGTTTCATACAG GGGATATAGGGGAGATGAATTCTGATGGAGTGTTGAAGATCATTGACAGGAAGAAGAACATCTTTAAGCTTTCTCAAGGGGAGTATGTTGCAGTTGAGTACCTGGAGAAAGTATACAGTTGTGCTTCAATTCTTGAAGAT ATTTGGGTTTATGGAGACAGCTTCCAATCAAAGCTTGTGGCAGTGGTTAATCCACATGAAGGCAATACGAGAATTTGGGCAAAATCAACCGGACACGCTGGTTCATTCACAGAACTCTGCTCTCTTGATGCCCTAAAAAAACACATTCTCAATGAGCTCAAGACAATTGCCGAAAAGAACAAG CTgaaaggttttgagtacattaaAGGGGTTGTGCTTGAGCCTGTGCCCTTCAGTGTAGAAAGAGATCAAGTAACTCCTacgatgaagaagaaaagagctCAGATGCTAAAATACTATCAA GCTGAAATTGATAAAGTCTACAAGAATCTCTGA
- the LOC120265600 gene encoding uncharacterized protein LOC120265600 translates to MTIITEELKAKAEVYLGDEICQVKSKFLLQEVGLPRGLLPLKDIIECGYVEETGFVWLKQKKKIEHYYEKIGKLVSYATEITAYVEKNKIKNLTGVKAKELLIWITISEITGDDSPKMTFKTPAGLFRTFPRVAFELEEDLKKEQN, encoded by the coding sequence ATGACAATTATCACAGAAGAGCTGAAAGCCAAGGCAGAGGTTTACCTAGGAGATGAGATATGCCAGGTAAAGTCCAAGTTCCTGCTTCAAGAAGTAGGCCTGCCAAGAGGGCTCCTGCCATTGAAGGACATCATAGAGTGTGGTTATGTTGAAGAGACTGGCTTTGTGTGGctcaaacaaaagaagaagatagaacACTACTATGAAAAGATAGGAAAACTGGTATCTTATGCAACTGAGATCACTGCCTATGTAGAGAAAAATAAGATCAAGAACCTTACTGGAGTTAAGGCTAAGGAACTCTTGATTTGGATCACTATTAGTGAGATCACTGGCGACGACTCACCAAAGATGACATTCAAGACCCCGGCTGGCCTGTTTAGGACTTTCCCGAGGGTGGCCTTTGAGCTCGAGGAGGACCTGAAGAAGGAGCAAAATTGA